One genomic window of Mucilaginibacter sp. SJ includes the following:
- a CDS encoding FecR family protein, giving the protein MSKSRFIELMAKSMGECASAEELAELDMFLEQFPNYKKTYEVTNALKGSGAQPAEAKPEDINGNLEEIWNRIKSSNENMEVDIKVRPMFRWQWVAAAVLVLVTTGVLFYNRAAQQDTLTAENILHEIHVPYGKTEKLKLPDGTQVTLNAGSTFSYPEAFEKNTRDVSLTGEGFFEVTKNARKPFLVHTARLVVKVLGTVFNVKAYNNDKTVETTLLKGKVQVELKNNPEKKIILLPNEKLIVVNNREPKSAKPKESKIEYQVTELPDVRPDEVKETAWVDNRILFTNEMFEDVAAQIERKYNVQVVFEDQALRTEQISGLLDKESLQEALGIIEMTTPFKFRVDGKTVFLAKK; this is encoded by the coding sequence ATGAGCAAATCCAGGTTTATTGAGTTAATGGCTAAAAGTATGGGCGAATGCGCCAGTGCGGAAGAGTTGGCCGAACTCGACATGTTTCTTGAACAATTTCCCAATTATAAAAAAACGTACGAGGTTACTAATGCATTAAAAGGAAGCGGTGCGCAACCAGCCGAAGCAAAACCTGAAGATATTAACGGGAACCTGGAAGAGATCTGGAACCGGATCAAAAGCTCGAACGAAAATATGGAGGTTGATATTAAGGTAAGACCAATGTTCAGGTGGCAATGGGTTGCTGCGGCGGTACTGGTGCTTGTTACTACAGGCGTTTTATTTTATAACAGAGCGGCACAGCAGGATACTTTAACCGCCGAAAATATATTACATGAAATTCATGTGCCTTACGGCAAAACCGAAAAGCTCAAATTACCCGATGGCACACAGGTTACGCTGAATGCAGGCAGTACCTTTTCATATCCCGAGGCTTTTGAAAAAAATACCCGTGATGTAAGCCTTACCGGCGAAGGTTTTTTTGAAGTAACCAAAAATGCCAGGAAACCTTTCCTGGTACATACTGCCAGGCTTGTTGTAAAGGTATTGGGAACTGTGTTTAATGTAAAGGCCTATAATAATGATAAAACCGTGGAAACCACATTGTTAAAAGGCAAGGTGCAGGTTGAATTAAAGAACAATCCCGAAAAAAAGATCATTCTGCTGCCTAATGAAAAGCTGATTGTTGTTAATAACCGGGAGCCTAAAAGCGCGAAACCTAAAGAGAGTAAAATTGAATACCAGGTAACCGAATTACCGGATGTTAGGCCCGATGAAGTAAAAGAAACAGCCTGGGTTGATAACCGCATCCTGTTCACCAACGAGATGTTTGAAGATGTGGCTGCTCAAATTGAACGCAAATACAACGTGCAGGTTGTGTTTGAAGATCAGGCGCTTCGTACCGAGCAGATAAGCGGTTTGCTTGATAAGGAATCGCTGCAGGAGGCTTTAGGTATTATTGAGATGACAACGCCGTTCAAATTCAGGGTGGATGGTAAAACTGTATTTCTTGCAAAAAAATAA
- a CDS encoding RNA polymerase sigma-70 factor, with protein sequence MEIKELIDSIHYNNDESAFNELYKLLINNLNQFAWSFLGDKEACEEIINDLFVNIWTGRHKLNKISNPKVYFYVAIKNACLNHIRSNTSKRNRDAQLAETYYFHLSVDPAQLLISKELQAGVLNAVNSLPPRCKLIFKMVKEDDLSCNEVADILGLSNKTVFAQLAIALKKLDEALGNK encoded by the coding sequence TTGGAGATTAAAGAACTTATAGATTCCATTCATTATAACAATGATGAATCTGCCTTTAATGAACTATATAAGCTGCTGATCAATAACCTGAATCAGTTTGCCTGGTCCTTTTTGGGCGATAAGGAAGCTTGCGAGGAGATTATCAACGACCTTTTTGTAAATATCTGGACTGGCCGCCACAAGCTTAACAAGATCTCGAACCCTAAAGTATACTTTTATGTGGCTATAAAAAATGCCTGTCTTAACCATATCCGAAGCAACACCTCAAAAAGAAACCGCGACGCTCAACTTGCCGAAACCTATTATTTTCATTTATCGGTTGATCCGGCACAATTGCTCATCAGCAAAGAGCTGCAGGCTGGAGTTTTAAACGCTGTAAACAGTTTGCCGCCCCGTTGTAAGCTCATTTTTAAAATGGTTAAAGAGGATGATCTCTCCTGCAATGAGGTAGCCGATATCCTTGGCCTCTCCAACAAAACCGTATTTGCGCAGTTGGCCATTGCTTTGAAGAAATTGGATGAGGCGCTCGGAAATAAGTAG
- a CDS encoding sensor histidine kinase, producing the protein MKDTPFKISPGIIWSSSIFLGLLASVPQIAERHFKPAEAAVNSAVTASFSLFVWYYNIYTLPKQSGNKQLNKSISYSRLLTTLVIGMGVMLALAYIQQLILTHLNFGPVMLMIEVRGILINLVFYMLINLLYQNYQNQQVNVELERIKADNLGAQYELLKQQINPHFLFNSLNTLKAMVETNDQHSVDFILKLSNFYRFTLESRKLDLIHLSDELDIVDAYNFLLKARFEDGFIFTNTINEQYRGTLIPPFTLQLLIENCIKHNVVSLDHPLHIKLYTEGDNIVMENEIKPKRFEEPSTGVGLKNINLRYDHLLDKQIEIIAGDKTFKVKLPIIHEHYHH; encoded by the coding sequence ATGAAAGATACACCGTTTAAAATCTCTCCCGGAATTATATGGAGCAGTTCAATCTTCCTTGGCCTGCTGGCGTCTGTTCCCCAGATAGCTGAGCGCCACTTCAAGCCTGCCGAAGCAGCAGTTAATTCGGCAGTCACAGCTTCTTTTTCACTGTTTGTGTGGTATTATAATATATATACACTGCCAAAGCAATCGGGCAATAAACAGCTGAATAAAAGTATTTCTTATTCCCGGCTCCTTACCACACTGGTAATAGGTATGGGGGTAATGCTGGCCTTAGCCTACATACAGCAACTGATATTAACGCATCTGAATTTTGGCCCGGTGATGCTCATGATTGAGGTAAGGGGCATCCTCATTAACCTTGTATTTTACATGCTTATAAACCTGTTGTACCAGAACTACCAAAACCAGCAGGTTAACGTTGAGCTGGAACGCATTAAAGCCGATAACCTTGGTGCACAATATGAGCTGTTGAAACAGCAGATCAACCCGCATTTCCTGTTTAATAGTCTCAATACCCTAAAGGCGATGGTTGAGACTAATGACCAACACTCGGTTGATTTCATCCTGAAACTCTCCAACTTTTATCGTTTTACGCTTGAAAGCCGCAAGTTGGACCTTATTCATTTATCCGACGAACTGGATATTGTTGACGCCTATAATTTTTTGCTCAAAGCCCGTTTTGAAGACGGTTTCATTTTTACCAATACCATTAATGAGCAATATCGCGGTACGCTGATCCCTCCATTCACCTTACAACTCCTAATAGAAAATTGCATTAAACACAATGTAGTATCATTAGATCATCCACTACATATCAAACTATATACCGAGGGCGATAACATTGTTATGGAAAACGAGATAAAACCCAAACGCTTTGAAGAACCATCGACAGGCGTTGGGCTTAAGAATATCAATTTGCGTTACGATCACCTGCTTGATAAACAAATAGAAATCATTGCCGGGGATAAAACATTCAAAGTTAAACTACCTATTATACATGAACATTATCATCATTGA
- a CDS encoding LytR/AlgR family response regulator transcription factor, producing MNIIIIEDELKAARSLEGIILQLRPHSKIIAKLQSVESSVAYLSENKQPDLIFMDIQLSDGLCFEIFKSVKVSCPIIFCTAFDEYSLEAFKANSVDYVLKPFSKTDIADAFKKVDELRNFFQQGSLPDISSLLSQVTPPAGKKSFLVFKNNKYITVLTNNIAFFYIRNELSTIMTFDQQEYVVNQSLDQISSQLSPDHFFRLNRQYIVNFSAIKEVEHYFMRKLFVKLVVPTPEKLLINKEKAPVFLSWLENR from the coding sequence ATGAACATTATCATCATTGAAGACGAATTAAAAGCAGCCCGCTCGCTTGAAGGTATCATATTACAATTAAGGCCGCACTCAAAAATAATTGCGAAGCTTCAGAGTGTTGAAAGCTCGGTTGCCTATCTTTCAGAGAACAAGCAGCCCGATCTTATTTTTATGGATATCCAACTGTCGGATGGTTTGTGTTTCGAGATTTTTAAATCGGTAAAGGTGTCCTGCCCTATTATTTTTTGTACCGCTTTTGATGAATACTCCTTAGAAGCATTTAAGGCCAACAGTGTTGACTACGTGCTTAAACCCTTCTCCAAAACAGATATTGCCGATGCCTTTAAAAAAGTAGATGAACTGCGGAATTTTTTTCAGCAGGGTTCGCTGCCCGATATCAGCAGTCTGTTATCGCAGGTTACGCCTCCTGCAGGTAAAAAGAGCTTCCTGGTATTTAAAAACAACAAGTATATTACCGTACTTACCAATAACATCGCTTTCTTTTATATCCGCAACGAGCTATCAACCATCATGACATTTGATCAGCAGGAATACGTTGTTAACCAATCGCTCGACCAGATCAGCAGCCAGCTTTCGCCCGATCATTTTTTCAGGCTAAACAGGCAATACATTGTAAATTTTAGTGCGATAAAAGAAGTGGAACATTATTTTATGCGTAAGCTGTTTGTTAAGCTGGTGGTTCCTACTCCCGAAAAATTACTCATCAATAAAGAAAAAGCGCCGGTATTTTTAAGCTGGCTCGAGAATAGGTAG
- a CDS encoding DUF1223 domain-containing protein, translating to MKTLKIFSFCVSAVALALATAAYANRKINAPKTENTATPGKGFALVELFTSEGCSSCPPADELLARIQKESQDKPVYILAYHVDYWNNLGWKDVFSNAMFSKRQKEYSYHLNAQVYTPQVIVNGKTEMVGSDEPTLREAISSALTTAQTVQVSLKGQQTGDKLAVNYELSGNTDNQQLLIAIVQKTAISKVARGENEGRTLSHAQIVRDLKTIALSQAKKGQTIINVPKEFNQQGWEVVGFIQNKDNGEVLTATKAVLTSEAVAKL from the coding sequence ATGAAAACCTTAAAAATTTTTAGCTTTTGTGTTAGTGCCGTAGCACTGGCGCTTGCTACTGCAGCTTACGCTAATCGTAAAATAAATGCCCCTAAAACTGAAAATACCGCTACGCCCGGAAAAGGTTTTGCTTTGGTAGAATTGTTTACCTCAGAAGGATGCTCAAGCTGTCCTCCTGCTGATGAATTACTGGCCAGGATCCAAAAAGAATCACAGGACAAACCCGTTTACATATTGGCTTACCATGTGGACTATTGGAATAACCTCGGCTGGAAAGATGTATTCAGCAATGCCATGTTTTCAAAACGCCAAAAGGAATATAGCTACCATTTAAATGCCCAGGTTTATACACCTCAGGTTATTGTTAATGGTAAAACCGAAATGGTAGGTTCGGATGAACCTACACTTCGTGAAGCCATTTCAAGTGCTTTAACAACAGCACAAACAGTACAGGTTTCCTTAAAAGGGCAACAAACCGGCGATAAGCTTGCTGTAAATTACGAACTATCAGGCAACACTGATAACCAGCAATTGCTGATAGCCATTGTGCAAAAAACAGCCATCAGCAAAGTTGCACGCGGCGAAAACGAAGGCAGAACTTTATCGCACGCCCAAATAGTGCGCGACTTAAAAACAATTGCCCTAAGCCAGGCAAAAAAAGGCCAAACCATCATCAACGTTCCTAAAGAGTTTAATCAGCAAGGTTGGGAGGTAGTTGGCTTTATACAAAATAAAGATAATGGCGAGGTTTTAACAGCAACAAAAGCCGTTTTAACCAGCGAAGCAGTTGCCAAATTATAA
- a CDS encoding metal-dependent hydrolase, whose protein sequence is MKLNYYGHSCFSVVAGGKHILFDPFITGNELAKDINIDEIKADYIFVSHGHYDHILDAETIANRTGAMVVGIYEVYDYFSKKGVKNVHPLNPGGKVTFDFGTAKSFIAQHSASFPDGSYAGVACGYALKTDDGNLYYSGDTGLTLDMELVAKWVDLDFAVFPIGDVLTMGVEDAIEAAKLVKANKVLGVHYDTFGFIKIDKDEAVGEFEKAGLKLFLPAIGESIEI, encoded by the coding sequence ATGAAACTCAACTATTACGGTCACTCATGCTTCTCGGTAGTTGCCGGGGGTAAACACATCCTGTTTGATCCCTTTATTACAGGCAACGAACTGGCTAAAGACATCAACATTGATGAAATTAAAGCCGATTATATTTTTGTATCGCACGGTCATTATGATCATATTTTGGATGCGGAAACTATAGCCAACCGTACAGGCGCTATGGTTGTGGGTATTTATGAAGTGTACGATTACTTCAGCAAAAAAGGCGTTAAAAATGTGCATCCTTTAAACCCGGGCGGTAAAGTGACCTTTGATTTTGGCACAGCAAAATCGTTCATCGCACAACATTCGGCCAGCTTTCCGGATGGTAGCTATGCAGGTGTAGCCTGCGGCTATGCTTTAAAGACTGATGATGGCAATCTGTATTACAGCGGCGATACTGGTCTCACCTTAGATATGGAACTGGTGGCCAAATGGGTTGATCTCGATTTCGCGGTTTTTCCTATCGGTGATGTGTTAACGATGGGCGTTGAGGACGCCATTGAAGCTGCAAAGCTTGTTAAGGCCAATAAAGTTTTGGGCGTTCATTACGATACTTTTGGTTTTATTAAAATAGATAAGGACGAAGCAGTTGGTGAATTTGAAAAAGCCGGATTAAAATTATTTTTACCAGCCATTGGCGAGAGCATAGAGATTTAA
- a CDS encoding organic hydroperoxide resistance protein — METIQESGISKIKVINAISANKIDKVLYTGKVRTVGGRDGGSSVSTDGQLDIKHSTPGTPKPGTNPEQLFAAGWSACFEGAIGIAAAKKRIALPAELAIDAEVDLGITTGAYFLQARLNVSLPGLDVEVAKALIEEAHQTCPYSKLTYGNINFEINLV, encoded by the coding sequence ATGGAAACTATTCAAGAATCAGGTATCAGTAAGATCAAGGTTATCAACGCTATCTCAGCTAATAAAATTGACAAAGTATTATATACCGGTAAAGTTCGTACAGTTGGCGGTCGTGACGGTGGTTCATCTGTTAGTACCGATGGCCAGTTGGATATCAAACATTCAACTCCCGGAACCCCTAAACCAGGAACTAATCCCGAACAATTATTTGCCGCTGGTTGGTCAGCATGTTTTGAAGGCGCCATCGGTATTGCTGCCGCTAAAAAAAGGATTGCACTCCCTGCCGAATTGGCTATTGATGCAGAAGTGGATTTGGGTATCACTACCGGTGCTTATTTCCTTCAAGCCCGTTTAAATGTAAGTTTGCCAGGTTTGGATGTAGAAGTAGCCAAAGCATTGATTGAAGAAGCACACCAAACATGTCCTTATTCAAAATTAACTTACGGTAACATCAATTTTGAGATCAATTTAGTGTAA